From the Nitrospirota bacterium genome, one window contains:
- a CDS encoding inorganic phosphate transporter, whose amino-acid sequence MPEILIVIIALAILFDISNGWNDSANAIATVVSTRVLSPLKAVIFAAVMNVLGAFFSTEVAKTIGTGIVNPTAVTEIVVASALLSGVIWNSAMTMAGLPVSASHALIGGLIGASVAYGGVEILNIQGLLKIFSSLVTSPFIGIVFGFIFMKFILRMFGRHSPGGINRVFGRLQILSSGFMAFSHGANDAQKVMGIITLSLVSGDIIHTVEVPFWVILMCALAMGLGTALGGWRVIKTLGVHMLKLEPVHGFAAETSATAIILGASAFGLPVSTTHVISTSIMGVGATKRLSAVRWGIAKKIVMAWVFTLPLCALFAWLMYKILSLIF is encoded by the coding sequence ATGCCTGAGATACTTATCGTTATCATAGCTCTTGCCATACTCTTTGACATCAGCAATGGATGGAATGACTCTGCAAATGCAATAGCCACTGTTGTATCGACGAGGGTTCTTTCACCCCTTAAGGCAGTTATCTTTGCGGCAGTGATGAATGTTCTTGGTGCATTCTTTTCGACTGAAGTTGCAAAGACAATAGGCACGGGCATTGTCAACCCCACGGCAGTTACGGAGATTGTTGTTGCATCTGCACTGCTTTCAGGGGTTATATGGAACAGTGCCATGACTATGGCAGGGCTTCCTGTTAGTGCATCACATGCACTCATCGGAGGTCTCATTGGAGCATCGGTGGCATATGGAGGGGTTGAAATCCTGAACATTCAGGGTCTGCTAAAGATATTCTCGTCTCTGGTTACATCTCCTTTTATAGGGATAGTCTTTGGCTTTATATTTATGAAATTCATACTCAGGATGTTCGGAAGGCATTCACCTGGAGGAATAAACAGGGTTTTTGGCAGGCTTCAGATTCTTTCATCGGGTTTTATGGCATTCAGCCATGGGGCAAACGATGCCCAGAAGGTCATGGGTATAATAACACTGTCCCTTGTAAGCGGTGACATAATCCACACGGTAGAAGTGCCTTTCTGGGTTATACTTATGTGTGCTCTCGCAATGGGTTTGGGCACAGCATTAGGAGGTTGGCGGGTAATAAAGACACTCGGGGTTCACATGCTCAAGCTTGAGCCTGTACATGGCTTTGCCGCAGAGACATCTGCAACAGCCATCATATTAGGGGCATCTGCCTTTGGACTTCCTGTTAGCACAACCCATGTCATATCTACATCCATAATGGGTGTCGGTGCAACAAAAAGACTGAGTGCCGTAAGATG